The following coding sequences are from one Roseburia hominis A2-183 window:
- a CDS encoding DUF362 domain-containing protein, giving the protein MLKSSQEKGWILYMSEKAKVYFSKEISPEKVLEMYQLLGKKLDGKVAIKLHSGEAGNQNFLKPEFWKPVIDYVGGTVVECNTAYEGERNTTAKHKKTLEAHGWSRYFKVDLLDAEGPDLELAIPNGKVIQKNFVGKDLADYDSLLVLSHFKGHPMGGYGGALKQLSIGIASSAGKAYIHGAGKPEDIWTADHDSFLESMADAASSVVDYFKGNAVYVNVMKNMSVDCDCCAVAEDPCMEDMGILISTDPIAIDQACLDLVYASDDPGRDHLLERIESRHGVHTIEAAAALGFGTREYELITVA; this is encoded by the coding sequence ATGTTGAAATCGAGTCAGGAGAAAGGCTGGATTCTGTATATGAGTGAAAAAGCAAAAGTATACTTTTCAAAAGAAATCAGCCCGGAGAAGGTATTAGAGATGTATCAGCTTCTCGGGAAGAAGCTGGACGGCAAAGTGGCGATCAAGCTTCACTCCGGTGAGGCGGGGAACCAGAATTTTTTAAAACCGGAATTCTGGAAGCCGGTCATTGATTACGTTGGCGGTACCGTTGTGGAATGCAACACTGCATACGAAGGCGAGCGTAATACAACCGCCAAGCACAAAAAGACGCTGGAGGCACATGGATGGAGCCGGTACTTTAAAGTCGATCTTCTGGATGCGGAGGGACCGGATCTGGAGCTTGCGATCCCGAACGGCAAAGTCATTCAGAAGAACTTTGTAGGAAAAGACCTTGCGGATTATGATTCGCTTCTGGTTCTCTCCCATTTCAAGGGACATCCGATGGGAGGATACGGCGGAGCGCTCAAACAGCTTTCGATCGGCATTGCATCTTCCGCCGGCAAGGCATATATTCATGGTGCAGGAAAGCCGGAAGATATCTGGACGGCAGACCACGACTCTTTCCTGGAGTCTATGGCGGATGCGGCATCTTCCGTTGTCGATTACTTTAAGGGGAATGCAGTTTACGTCAATGTCATGAAAAATATGTCGGTTGACTGTGACTGCTGTGCAGTGGCGGAGGATCCGTGCATGGAGGATATGGGTATCCTGATTTCGACAGATCCGATTGCAATTGATCAGGCATGTCTTGATCTGGTCTATGCGAGTGACGATCCGGGCAGAGATCATCTGCTCGAGCGAATCGAATCCAGACATGGCGTACACACCATCGAGGCGGCCGCAGCCTTAGGTTTCGGAACCCGCGAGTACGAACTGATCACGGTTGCCTAG